In the genome of Acanthopagrus latus isolate v.2019 chromosome 4, fAcaLat1.1, whole genome shotgun sequence, the window GGCACCTTTCCCTTGGGAATTTAAAGCAGTACATtgaaatgtgctgtttgttttctgattgaGAGTTAAATGAGATGATAGAGACTAATTAAATGTGAGGCTACAGCATGCGGACACGgagcttaaaggacaagttcacccagaaatggAAATTTAATCATCATCTCCTTGCCTTtatgccgatggaaagtcgggtgaagttttcTAGTCCGcaaaaacattcctggagcttctcAGCAAAATGGCAAGTAGAATTCTACTAAACAACTCAAGAAGCTTCACGGACCTAGTTTTGATTCATAGAAAAACTTAAAACGGTgccatacagctcatccagaaGTCTGCCGATTACCAGAGAtccatttgatttgaaaagacattatttacaccttcAGTCAAGCTCTTCACCTGCTAATTCTAGCTCAGCCGTTACAGTGTaatatttctgcttttaaaagGGTGAAAATAACATTCTCACATTTATTATGGATCTCAGGAGTCAATTACATTGGACAATATATAAGAATCtactttttatattatttttatttttcaattgttTCAGGTCCACATCTAATTCTAATGCTTCACAGTAGCATGCATCACTGTTAagttgtgaagctccagaaatgttttgaggactaCAAAAACGTATCCTTCATCATTAGCACAAAGACTAGAAATgggtggaaacagctagcctagtTCTATCAATGCTGAAAACAACTGCCTACAGCATCTATAAAACTCACTGATTAACACATAAAGTCTTCTTtgtttaattcaaataaaaataacagtgtAACACTTTTACAGATTTTATCTGCCATTGCTTGACAACCATAAAGCCTCCAATAAGTTGATGTGGTAAATGATACATTTCCTCCTGTAAAATAGAAAACGTTTGATCCATTGATACAGTtagctttaaaggtgctggtCGGCAGATTGTGTGACCTGGCCAGGCTTGCCGTTTCCCCTCGTTACCAGATGAGTAAATTAGCTGCATGCTTCAGCTTCACATTTGATGTGCTGATGAAATCCAACCCATCTAACTCGCCaccagaaagaaaatgttgtacTTCCCAAGATTCTGAACTTCGCTTTAACCAGAGCATCAGTggggatttttaaaatgttcctaCAAACTGACCTTTTTAGATCAGCATGTAGGAAAAACAGCTTAGGTACTCTCGTCCACTGCCTCTGCAGAGAATGCTGTATTCTTCCTCACTCattttgttactgtgtttttactACGAGTGTCTGCTTGTCTCTCACCATTGGCTATCTGGAGGGCAGTTACAGTACCAGCCTTTAAAAACGCACACCAGGGCCTCAGCAACTGAGGAGGGATTGAGGTACTATCTTTGAACTCAAAGCACACCTTAAACTATGTCCGTTTGACGGTTAAAATGTCAGAAGGTGTCGTTATCTTGTCACACAGCCCTTCCTGCCCTGGTTGTGATTACTTTGAAGGGCTGCTGCTGTACCAGGTGATTATTTAAGTACAAAATCATACTGATGTCGTACCACACTTGCCATACTGATCTTCTGTGATTCATTTATGTTCTGAAAGGTCACCCACtcacttttatttgattaaattttGGTGCCTGAATGCGTGGACCACAATGGAACCACATGACACGGGGTCCATCTCATTGTGGATTGGATGTAGTTAAGAGAACGAATGTGGCCAGTAATAAAGATTAATGCTGGTACGTCCCAGGACCTAACCCTTCACCCACTGCAGTCATCACGCTCCCGTTTGGATTAGACAGCAGAGGAAGTTTTAATAGTGACATTTACATGGACGATGAAAGTCAAAGGGTGAAGAAAACCTTGTTACCAGTTCATGTATTCTCAGTTACCAGAATGGTGTGACGCACAGGTTGCCTTGCATGTTGTTGCCTTTCTGTTAAGTCACGCTTGTTGAACACCGTCCTACTCTTAAGTAGGTTCCTCTTGGGTTGGTGTTAAGGGTCATTGTCAACCTGATCAGCTGATGTCAGATAGAGATCAATACAGTTTGAAAAGAAAGTCTCTTTTAGCAGTAGAAGAACATCTGATTATCAGTGGCTGCATTTGGATTAGGTAGAGTGTCTTTTCCTAAACCTCTTTGCTTGACCTCAGTCGAAATCGTCATGAGGTCAAGAAAAGATGTGAAGGAGAATAAGTAAGgatcaagaaaaaaaggcaaccACGGTGCTAAGAGAATCAGACTGTACTCACACTTGTGTCACCAGGAGTTGTGGTACAGCATTATCTGCTCAATGGTTCAGCATGTATGCTATATTGAAGTAGATAAGAAAGGAAGTATTGAATCTCCTTTCCTAAGCATTTAGAGTATTTGGCGAGCTTGCATCATGGCTGCCACTTGGATAATTAAATGTCATCTCAGTTAGGAACCATCttaagcaacaacaaaaaaagactatTCCACTGCAGCTAACATTTCCGGTGCAAATCTCGCAGTGACTGCTTTGATTTCGGTTTCAGCTTGAGTGTGAACAGGGTGGAGGAAAGCACTTTTGAGATGAACCACTGTGCACATCTGGATCACTGGTGCTCCTCTGTGCCTCAGCAGATTTGTGGGGGATCTTTGATGAATCACAACTACCATACACGGGCCCATTATTCTGCTTTCTCTGCAAACTCAGTCCTTAAATCGGTTCCTTGGTGCTTATGTTTTGTTTGCGTCCGTTTTTCACTTGAATGTAGCATAACTTTTAATTGAATGCTGCTGACTTGAATTggcatatttttgtatttgggAGCACCATCCTTCATTTGTGAACATCCACagcaattaatttttttcataagATGCATTGTTTGCTACAAATCCTTCTTCTTTGTCAGTTCTCAAATAACATCATCAACACATGCGTTTGATTTCTTTGGTTTGGTGAAACGAGATTTGGAAAGACATCAGATTCTATCACCTCGTGACCACATTGGCCCCGAAGTGTACTTGATCTTCCTCCAGTCTCCATCAATTTTGAGGACAAGTTTGTGATTGATGCTGACGATGTTCATCTGTTTGCCCCATAATTATAACACATTTGAGTCTCGGTTTGTTTTGTATGTGCCATATCCCAGGATGCAGCTTCAGAGTCATGGTTGAGCCTGTTGATGAATGTGTCGGTGCTGGAGAAGTCATAGGAGCTGGTCCTCATATTTCGGCTTTTTACAGTGTTCAGTTTCCCCACAGcatttctgaaaaatgctttttgaaatctgaaataaaacaaatggtGTTTAAACAAAGATTGTGCTGCGTGTGTGATATGTTGGATGACCAGACTGAGGAAAAAATCTGGGACGCAGTCACTTATTTCAAAGCATATATTTCATGAAATCACCGCAGGCGTCTGTTTCTAAAACACAAAtgatgcattttcacaaatgttaAATGAGGAGGAAGTAAAAAGTGCTTATTGTAGGCCTATTCTAAGTCTGCTTAATGTTCACTGAGGATACCTGTAATGTTTGATCTTTGCCACCAGGGGGAGCTAAGCATTAAAGTACAACATTCAACAGCATGTGCTTCCTATGACAAGTTATCTGCAGCTGTGGCAAGAGTCATCTGCAAACATTTAGTATCTTTCTCTCCAAAACACTGCTGATTTAGCGGGCAGAGTACACGATGGTTTTAGATAAGTAGTGTGTCCAGTGACAGGAGATACATGATCAACTGTTGGCACCTTTGGTAGCTGACTTGTACATTCATCCACACAAATAATCAGTTTCAGTAGAAAAACTTCAAGAGTTTTAACAGTGCAATCTTTAGTATGAGCACGATAAAAAGGCTATAGTGAAACAGTTTGAACCATCCTGCTCCTTGTTATCTGAGGGGCCCCTTGTTCCAAAACATCTTCATAAGTCCACGTTCCAGGTCTGATGATCTTCCGGATAACATTATTATCCAGATAAATGTCCCAAGCAGCAGATAAACCTGCTTCTGTTCCGTCAAACCACATGGCGTCTCCCCAGCCAACACCAGTGTCGCCTTTTCATACTTTTGAAATGTGAGTGAAGATgcaaaactaaatgaaacaaactTAATTTAGTGTCATTATTGAATCTGTCTGCATTTTTACTTCACTGATAGTGGCAACAAAGCTTTTATATTGGATATCTAAAGCTGCAATAATTCATCGATTAGTTCtcaactgttgttgttgttgtagtaaTCGCCAGCTATTTTGATGAATTTTTAAAtccatttcagtgtttgtttgtattttttaagaaaatgtctAAATGATCAGATTCCAGCTTCCTTAATGTGAATAGTGTctgtttcctttcctcctctatgacagtaaactgaatatctttgggttgtggacaaaacaagacatttgaggaaacactgacagacatttttacctttcttatttgcatttttgtataGACCGAACAACTAATCGATGAATCGAGAAATAATCGAAGTAAAaattagttgcagctctagttaCATCAGTGCCTTGTGTAGTGGTGTGAAATGAAGATTCTTGTGGCCCCAATATATCAGTAtgatgtttgatgatgatgtagGACTGTGGTGTCTCGTCCTCAGtctccacctcttcctcatCCCTCTCGGCAGTCCACAAAGTTTCCTTTTATCCAGTAGCAGATCTGAGCATATTTGAGAGGGGTGATTCTCACTGCTACGTTAAATTCCTGAGACGCCCCTTGTCGCTCCACCCACTGATGCCCAGAAAACACACCTATCACCTTCCTCTCCCAGCGCTGGCGCCGGCCATCCCACATCCGGGCGTAGACTCCTGAGCCGCTGGCACCGGGCTGTGCGTCACAGTGCTGGTACAGCAGGTCTGACGTCTCCTCTCCGGCCCGACAGAACCGATACACCAGCTGGCCCGGGCGGTCGTTGTCGAATCCCGAGAAGTGGACCCGTCGCCCGGGCAGCCTCTGAGCCGGGGGACTCACTCCTAACTTCATGTGGCGGCGTTTGTGGGGTTTCTTGAGTTCAAGCAGCGCATAGTCATAGTCCATCCCAATGTCATTAGCGTTCCCTTTAATCCATCCCTTGGGGACGTGGGTGCGCCTGGCTCTGATCCACTGGAACTTCATTTTGTCGTTATTTGGCGGGGCGTAAGGAGCAGGGCCACCCTTAACGTGGCTGGTGAAGTTTGAGCGAAGGTAAATGGAGGGCGACTGTGTTTCTCGTTGCTTGGGTTTTAGAAACCCAACCCGAAGCTTCTGGGCTCCTTTCACATAGTTTTTACCGTCGTGAACGCAATGAGCTGCTGTGAGAACATGACGGTCCCCCACCAGCGTACCGGAACACCCAGTGGACAGTTTCACGGACACTGAGAACGGATATTTAAGCAGAAAGTCCTGTCCGGCAATGCTGAAACGCCCATCGTGGCCAAAGATCTGGCGCTTTCTCCTGACGTGTGGCCGCTCAGCCCGCCCAGACGACCCCGAGGAGGAAGCCGGACTGGTGTTTGAAGTGGGGTTGTAGCCGTAGATCCCAATGGCGGTCTCGGTGAGCTGGCCGTCAGAGTTAAGTGTCTCATAGGCCAGGAAATGCCGCAGGTCCCAGTAGCTCGGGCGAGGGGCTTTCTTGTGGCATTCAGGGTCACAGGGCGAGCTGACATCCAAGCGGGCCGGAGACAGGAAGCGAGGGGTTGGTCGAACCTCCGTCTGCTGTGGGAGGACCACAGGGACACGCTGGAGAACCCACTGGGGTcgggaaaaggaggaggagaagacaaggGGGAGGGTAAGGAGATACAGGAGGGAGGTAAACCTGTGGATGCAGAAAAAGGAAGATGAAATGTGATTCATCAGAGTGTCTGACTCATCCATCTTCAGACTCCAACACGTCTGCAGACCTCAAATTCTGCTCAATGTGACCGGATGTCTGGTTCCCCTGAAAATACTCTCCCAGTATCGTGGATTTACAGGCATGAGAGTAGAGGGAGAGCGTTTCAACtcaaatttctttttattttattttttttttatctgcgcTGGAATTTGGCAGCTGTGTATTTCCACTGTTTATAATGCTGCAAACATGACAGACAGGGCGAAGATCAGGCCCTACTAGGCTCTGATGGAAAATTCCTGAAGCGGCCTGAGGGATTGGCCTTGAGCCTGCAAGAGAGGCCGAATAACATTTCTGTTGCACTGAATATGGACTTTACTTATTAAAGGGTTATGGGTGATTAAAGCTTTGTGTCTTAAACACAGTCGCGCTTTCGTTTCCCCAGACGTCCCCCACCTCACAGCCCTGTCTGCACTTCAACAGGCACTATTTAATTAGGAGACACAGGTAAATAGTGCAGAGATACAAATTAAAGCATCACCTTCATAAAGAACGACACATCTGCATCTTATCTGCCTCATGTTTAGCTCCTTTATTGTAGGAGTTACTAATCATTTTCTGTAATGCTTCACTGTgtgattttaatcagaagagacggaaaaaacaaatatttttaaaatacattttagtttgcattattacctcattaatgctGTAAATACTACAAGTCTAGTTTGAATTTcgtctccaaaactacagagtgcccctttaaaatatCGTTAATCTATCGTTTTCATTTAGCACTGCGTCTTCAAAACCTATCTCCTGTCCCGAACACGTTTCTTCCCTGCCTCCAGACTCCTCTAGCTTCTGTAAATCCTCCTTTACGCACAAACAAACCCGAGCGAGAGGTGACTTACCGCGGGAGCGCAGTCCGGGAGCGCATGGTTTTGTTTGGTCtctgcaggtgagctgctggTTGAACACTGAGGGGTAATCCCCCGCCACCCCACCCACCCTCAGACCAGAACAGGCAGAGCCCGCGATGCGAGTGGAGCTGATGAACAGACCTGCTGCACAAAGACACCTCTCGGCTCTTCTCTCAGGAGCTGACGGCGTTATTTAATCCGCATGCACAGTTTGGAGTCGTTCGAGAGGCTGATGGTTTGGATCATCGTGCGctgcctgaggaggaggaggaggaggaggaggaggaggaggtctcctgactgactgagctcacactgtcacatctgCAGACGAGGATACGCACAGTGAGTGTAGCTGATCCCAGCACGGTCATGTGACACATCCCATCACTGCCGCTGGCTACTGCGCTCATCGTGTTGCTTTCAGGCGACTCCTCTCTCCTCGGTTCAGCAGGGAGGTTAATGAGGACTCAGTCAAACCCGcagctgtttatttatgtatttttaaaaaaataataaaataaaataaaaaatgatgcatttgttttcagaACTATTTGTAATTTCCAGCGCACCTCAGGTATTACCCATCACTCAGATTTCATCAGGGCTGCAGTCAGTGATCACTTCCCCTAAGTGAATTTAGGCCTAATTGTTTCCTCTGTAGAATTTCAGAAACAGTGTCATGACAAGTTCCCAGCGACCGAGACTGCATATGAAGTGTGCTTCTTTGTCTGAGCAGTAAGTGAACATCCATGAGTGATTCAGTGCAAATACTGCAAAGTGAACAATGAACGATGGGCTGCTTGAACCACTTATTTTAGCAATAAACTTAACAGAACTTGCCAGAATGATATGTTGCATTTATTCTTGCAGGTCTTATAAGAGGTTTATCATTTATAACTAATTTAATAACTAATCGAATAACTATTTATTGATGTTTAACTGCCTGTATTATGCAGTGCTTTAAAGTCAGTTATAAACCACTGATCCAAATCACTtgtgggttgccaggttgggaAACATTCTCCTTGCAGTTGTGTACTAGTTTTAAATGTTGGTAATCCATTAAAAATATCTTCAAATGTATCCTTTATTTCACCAGGTAAACACCTCATTAAGGTTAAAACCTCTTCTCCTTAGTGTGGCCTGGCCCGGTGGGGCAActaaacatcatcacacaacagcagaaaacacaatgcaaacaaac includes:
- the LOC119017876 gene encoding serine protease 23-like, which translates into the protein MRSRTALPRFTSLLYLLTLPLVFSSSFSRPQWVLQRVPVVLPQQTEVRPTPRFLSPARLDVSSPCDPECHKKAPRPSYWDLRHFLAYETLNSDGQLTETAIGIYGYNPTSNTSPASSSGSSGRAERPHVRRKRQIFGHDGRFSIAGQDFLLKYPFSVSVKLSTGCSGTLVGDRHVLTAAHCVHDGKNYVKGAQKLRVGFLKPKQRETQSPSIYLRSNFTSHVKGGPAPYAPPNNDKMKFQWIRARRTHVPKGWIKGNANDIGMDYDYALLELKKPHKRRHMKLGVSPPAQRLPGRRVHFSGFDNDRPGQLVYRFCRAGEETSDLLYQHCDAQPGASGSGVYARMWDGRRQRWERKVIGVFSGHQWVERQGASQEFNVAVRITPLKYAQICYWIKGNFVDCREG